From Neobacillus sp. PS2-9, the proteins below share one genomic window:
- a CDS encoding acyltransferase family protein, with protein MPIPIKENKRYIAGIDGLRAIAVLSVIAYHLNVSWAPGGLLGVVIFFVLSGYLITDLIVMEWEENGSINLKKFWHRRIRRLFPALIVMVIVVMAWITLFNCAIIPNIRGDLLASLFYISNWWFIFHKISYFSSFGTPSPFTHLWSLAVEEQFYILWPLLLILGLKVFRRRTSILWVTLIIAIISISLMGLNYKVGTDPSRIYYGTDTRLFSLLFGAFLALIWPSRKLSKRAPRFAIITLDVAGSLSFVILIVMIWKTNQFEAFLYRGGMVLTSLAALILVATLAHPGSHLSKLLGFKPLRWIGVRSYSMYLWHYPIIVLSNPVANNEELNILRMTLQVFGIFLLSALSWRYIENPIRRGAIGKFLNNREPTKPLFKQVSLLQKLLLVLSLLTIGISFWGMSSSASESKNHRTNDIQLITTERKKWQDKDNEQKNNSSPSKEANNGQVEEKKSGPVSGVDETSITAIGDSVMLMVAPYLKKEFPEIVIDAKVGRQMRDASTVIQRLKSEGKLGDKVIIELGTNGPIDKNQLVSLIDSLGNRKKIILVNSRVPRPWESKVNSILREVTASSSRISLVNWYDASMGKDSYFYSDGVHPNIKGSQIYASLIAKAAIKK; from the coding sequence TTGCCTATTCCTATAAAAGAAAACAAGCGGTACATTGCTGGGATTGATGGATTAAGGGCTATAGCTGTCCTTTCCGTCATAGCCTATCATCTAAATGTAAGTTGGGCTCCAGGTGGGTTATTAGGAGTGGTGATATTCTTTGTTTTATCAGGTTATTTAATTACAGATCTTATCGTTATGGAGTGGGAGGAAAATGGTTCTATTAATCTAAAAAAATTCTGGCATAGAAGAATACGAAGGTTATTTCCTGCACTAATTGTGATGGTGATTGTAGTCATGGCGTGGATTACTCTATTCAATTGTGCCATCATCCCAAATATAAGAGGTGATTTACTAGCTTCTCTTTTTTATATAAGCAATTGGTGGTTTATTTTTCATAAAATCTCTTATTTTTCTAGTTTCGGAACGCCATCTCCCTTTACACATTTATGGTCTTTAGCAGTGGAAGAACAATTTTATATCCTTTGGCCATTGCTATTAATTTTGGGCTTAAAGGTTTTTAGACGAAGAACATCGATATTGTGGGTCACACTGATCATCGCAATAATCTCTATATCTCTTATGGGATTGAATTATAAAGTAGGGACAGACCCAAGTAGAATTTATTATGGAACAGATACAAGGCTTTTCTCGCTTCTATTTGGAGCATTTCTTGCATTGATTTGGCCTAGTCGAAAGCTCTCCAAACGTGCGCCAAGATTTGCCATCATTACTTTAGATGTAGCAGGTAGTTTAAGTTTTGTCATATTAATAGTAATGATTTGGAAAACCAACCAGTTTGAAGCGTTTCTATATAGAGGCGGAATGGTCCTAACGTCATTAGCGGCATTAATCTTGGTTGCTACATTGGCACACCCAGGCAGTCATCTTAGTAAACTACTTGGATTCAAGCCGCTTCGATGGATTGGTGTTCGTTCCTACTCCATGTATCTTTGGCACTATCCCATTATTGTCTTAAGCAATCCTGTAGCTAATAATGAAGAATTAAATATTCTTCGTATGACATTACAGGTTTTCGGAATTTTTTTACTATCTGCACTGTCATGGCGTTATATAGAAAATCCCATAAGACGTGGAGCTATTGGTAAATTTCTAAACAATCGTGAACCTACAAAACCATTGTTTAAACAGGTTTCTCTTCTTCAAAAGCTTCTATTGGTTTTGTCCCTTTTAACCATAGGAATTTCCTTTTGGGGAATGTCGTCGTCTGCTTCCGAAAGCAAGAATCACAGGACAAATGATATTCAGTTAATAACAACCGAACGAAAAAAATGGCAGGATAAAGACAATGAGCAAAAGAACAATAGTTCTCCTAGTAAGGAAGCGAATAATGGTCAAGTGGAGGAAAAAAAGTCGGGTCCTGTGTCAGGAGTAGATGAAACAAGCATTACAGCAATTGGAGATTCCGTTATGCTTATGGTGGCTCCTTATTTAAAAAAAGAGTTTCCGGAGATTGTCATAGATGCAAAAGTTGGGCGTCAAATGAGAGATGCTTCTACTGTCATACAACGCTTAAAATCAGAAGGTAAATTAGGTGATAAAGTGATCATAGAATTAGGAACAAATGGTCCAATTGATAAAAATCAGCTTGTTTCTTTAATAGACTCTCTGGGTAATAGAAAGAAAATTATTTTAGTGAACTCACGGGTACCCCGTCCTTGGGAAAGTAAGGTGAATTCAATTCTAAGAGAGGTTACGGCATCGTCCTCTAGAATTTCTTTGGTGAATTGGTATGATGCGAGTATGGGAAAAGATTCATACTTTTATTCAGATGGCGTACATCCAAATATAAAAGGCTCTCAGATTTATGCCTCACTTATAGCAAAAGCAGCAATAAAAAAATGA
- a CDS encoding FadR/GntR family transcriptional regulator, which translates to MEFNRKGISEQVADSIKRKIQAGEYQVGERIPGEREMGIELSVSRNTVREAYKILEAYGYLQVKHGTGVFVASPEHQIQKVTEALFVSTEQIKDFFSVRKILEEWTVKWAIENSTNDQFTELEHIVNEANEIVKGKIDYTRLAELDHKFHITIANNSKNTVLTGIMNYLIDLLSESRSKTMQIPGRALQSVQEHTRILQAIKQKNSELAQQCMKEHLESVERSITENAVTEA; encoded by the coding sequence GTGGAATTTAATAGAAAAGGAATTTCTGAACAGGTAGCAGACAGTATTAAGAGAAAAATTCAAGCTGGAGAATACCAAGTCGGGGAACGAATACCAGGAGAAAGAGAGATGGGGATCGAGCTTTCCGTCAGTAGAAATACGGTGAGGGAAGCCTACAAAATTCTCGAAGCCTATGGGTACCTACAAGTGAAGCATGGAACAGGCGTATTTGTTGCCTCACCCGAACATCAAATTCAAAAGGTGACGGAAGCACTTTTTGTCTCAACTGAACAGATTAAAGACTTTTTCTCTGTCCGAAAGATCCTCGAAGAATGGACCGTCAAGTGGGCAATTGAAAACTCGACTAACGACCAATTCACTGAGTTAGAGCATATTGTGAATGAAGCAAATGAAATCGTCAAAGGAAAAATAGATTATACGAGATTAGCTGAATTGGACCATAAATTTCATATAACAATAGCCAATAACTCAAAGAATACCGTTTTAACCGGGATTATGAATTATCTAATTGATTTATTGTCTGAGTCACGAAGTAAAACCATGCAAATTCCTGGTCGTGCCTTACAATCCGTTCAAGAACACACGAGAATTTTACAAGCAATCAAACAGAAAAATTCAGAGTTAGCACAGCAATGTATGAAGGAACATCTAGAAAGCGTGGAACGTTCGATTACGGAAAATGCGGTAACTGAGGCATAA